CGCACGGCGGTGTTCTCGGGCGAGCGCGCGCTCGGCACCCCGGCCACCGCGACCGGTCGTCAGGCGGCCGCCGCCGGCAATCTGCTCGCGGGAGCCCACGTGCCGCGCGCCATGATCGACGCCTACGAGGCCAGCACCGCCGCGACGTTCGAGGAACGGCTGCTCGACGGCTTCCTCGGCGCCGTCGCGGCGGGCGGCGAGGCGGGACCCGTCCGCTCGGCGGGCCTCGCCGTCGTCGCGGACGCCTCGTGGCGCGTGACCGACCTCCGCGTGGACGACGCCGACGACCCAGCGGGCGAGCTCGCCCGCCTCGTGGCGCTCTGGCTGCCGCGGAAGCACGACTATCTCGTGAGAGCCCTCGATCCCGAGGCGGCGCCCTCCTACGGCGTGCCCGGAGACCTCTGATGCCGCGGGCGGTCGCGTTGAAGGCCCGCGTCGCGGGGCACGTCGACGACGGGCTCGCGGCGCTGCTCGGCATCAGCCGCCGGCTGCACGCCCACCCCGAGACGGCGTGGCGGGAGCATGCGTCGGCGGCCCTGCTCGCGGGGGAGCTGGAGGCCCGCGGCTTCGCCGTCGAGCGCGGCGCCGCCGGCCTGCCGACGGCCTTCGTCGCCGAGGCGGGGACGGGTCCCGTCGCGGTCGGCCTCGTCGCCGAGTACGACGCGCTCCCGGGGCTCGGGCACGCCTGCGGGCACAACGTCATCGCCGCGGCCGCCGTCGGAGCCGCCGGCGCCCTCGCCGCGGTGGCGGGCGAGCTGGGCATCCGCGTGCGGGTGATCGGCAGCCCCGCCGAGGAGGGCGGCGGAGGCAAGATCCCGCTGCTCGACGAGGGACGCTTCGACGATCTCGCGCTCGCGATGATGGTCCACCCGGGCCCCGCCGACGCCGTCTACGCCCGGCCGCGCGCCGTCGCCCACGTCGACGTGTCCTATCGCGGCGTCACGTCCCACGCGGGCGCCTACCCCCACCTCGGCCGGAACGCGGCCGACGCCTTCGCCGTGGCCCAGGTCGCCATCGGCCTGCTCCGGCAGCAGCTGCCGCCCTCCGTGCGCGTGCACGGGATCGTCACGGAGGCCGGCACCGCGCCCAACGCCATCCCGGACGTCGCGAAGGGCTCCTGGTACGTCCGCGCCGACACGCTCGGGGAGCTGGCCGGCGTCTTCGAGCGGGTGCGGGCGTGCTTCGAGGCGGGAGCCCTCGCCACCGGCTGCGAGGGGGAGCTCATCGAGACCAGCCCCCGGTACGCGGAGTTCCGCAACGACGAGCAGCTGGCCGGGCTCTTCGCCGCCAACGCCGCCGCTCTCGGCCGCGACATGGACCTCGCGGAGGACGGGCCGCGGGGCATGGCGACCGCCTCCACCGACATGGGCAACGTCTCGCAGCGGGTACGGGCCATCCACCCGTACCTGGGGATCGACTCGACGCCCGCCGTCAACCACCAGCCCGCCTTCGCCGACGCGGCCGCCGGCCCCGCCGCCGACCGTGCCGTACGGGACGGCGCGGTGCTGCTGGCGCAGACGGCGATCGACGCCGTGCTCACCCGACCATCCACGCAGGAGGACTGACATGCCCACCCGAGCCGAATGGGAGCAGCTCGCCCGCACCGTCCAGCCGCGCCGACGGGCGTTCATCGACGGCGCCTTCGCCGACGCCGCGGACGGCGACGAGTTCGAGACCGTCAACCCCGCCACGGGAACCGTCCTCGCGCGCGTCGCACGAGGCCGGTCGGCCGACGTCGACAGGGCCGTGGCGGCGGCGCGCCGCGCCTTCGACGCCGGAGCCTGGTCGCGGGCGGCGCCCGCGCACCGCAAGGCCGTCCTGCTGGCGCTCGCCGAGGCCGTCCGGGCGCACGCCGACGAGCTCGCCGTGCTCGACACGCTCGACGGCGGCAAGCTCATCGCCGACACCTCCGCCGTGGACGTCCCCGGCTCCGCGGCCATCCTGCAGTGGTACGCGGAGTCGGTCGACAAGCAGTACGGGGAGGTCGCCCCGACCGCCCCCGCCGACCTGGCCATCGTCACCCGCGAGCCCGTGGGGGTCGTCGGCGCCGTCGTGCCGTGGAACTACCCGCTCGAGATGGCGATCTGGAAGCTCGCCCCCGCGCTCGCCGCCGGCAACAGCGTCGTCCTCAAGCCCGCCGAGGAGTCGCCGCTCTCGGCGCTGCGCCTGGCCGAGCTGGCGGCGGAGGCGGGCCTGCCCGACGGCGTGCTGAACGTCGTGCCCGGATACGGCGAGGAGGCCGGTCAGGCCCTCGGCCGTCATCCCGACGTCGACGTGATCGCGTTCACGGGATCGACCTCCGTCGGCAAGCTGTTCCTGCGCTACGCGGGCGAGTCGAACATGAAGCAGGTCTGGCTGGAGTGCGGCGGCAAGAGCGCCAACCTCGTGTTCGCCGACGCCGGCGACCTGGACCTCGTGGCGGACAGGGCCGTGACGGGCATCTTCGGATGCGCGGGGCAGGTGTGCTCGGCCAACTCGCGGCTGCTCGTCGAGGAGTCGATCGCCGACGACCTGCTGGAGCGCATCGCGGTGCGCGCCGCGGCGCTGCGGGTCGGCGACCCGCTCGACCCCGGATCCACGATGGGGCCGCTCATCAGCCGCCGCCAGCTCGATCGCGTCCTCGGCCGCATCGAGTCCGGCCGCTCCGAGGCGACCCTCGCGTTCGGCGGCGGCCGCGTCCATGAGGACAGCGGCGGGTTCTACGTCGAGCCCACGGCCTTCCGCGACGTGCCGTCCGAGGCCGCGATCTCTCGCGAGGAGGTGTTCGGGCCGGTGCTGGCGGTCTCGACCTTCCGCGCCGAGGAGGAGGCGATCGGCCGCGCCAACGCGAGCGAGTACGGGCTGGCGGCGTCCGTGTTCACCGACAGCATCCATCGCGCCCGGCGCGTGGCCCGTGCCCTGCACGCGGGCACCGTCTCGGTCAACACCGTCGACGCGCTCGACGTCACGACCCCCTTCGGCGGCGTGAAGCAGTCCGGGTTCGGACGCGACCTCTCGTTGCACGCGCTCGACAAGTTCACGTCGCTGAAGACCACGTGGTTCGCAGACCCGACGGCCGCCCCTCAGGAAGGATGAGCATGGCCTACGACACCCCCGACATCGTCGACTACCTCGTGCTCGGCGGCGGCACCGCCGGCTGCATCGTCGCGGCGCGCCTGAGCGAGGACCCCGACGCGAGCGTCGGCCTCGTGGAGGCCGGGCCCACCGACGCCGACGAGCCCCGCGCGAACTCCATCCGCCGCTGGGCCGAGATGCTGGAGGGGGAGTACGACCTCGACTACCGCAGCGTCCCCAACGAGCGCGGCAACTCCTCCATCCGCCAGGCACGCATGCGCATCATGGGCGGCTGCTCCACGGCGAACACGATGATCGCGTGGCGTCCCCTCCGCGGGGACATGGACCAATGGGTCGCGCTCGGGGCCGACGGCTGGGACTACGACACCGTGAGCTCCTGCTACGACCGCATCCTGGCGCCCGTCACGCCGATCCCGCCCGAGGACCGCAACCCCTACCTGCAGGACGTCATCGACTCCGCGACAGCGGCGCTGGGCGTGCCGGTGCGCGAGACGTGGAACGACGCCGAGGTCCGCAACGGCGCCGGGTACTTCGAGATCGGCTACGACCCCCTGACCAACCAGCGCTCGTCGGCGTCGTACGCGTACATCCGCAGCGGCGCCGATCGGCGCCCGAACCTCCACATCACCCTCGGCGGGCTCGTGGAGCGGCTGATCGTGGAGGACGGCCGAGCGGTCGGCGCGGCGGTGCGCACCGCGGAGGGCGTGCGGCAGCTGCGTGCGCGGCGCGAGGTGGTCGTCAGCTGCGGCGCGATCGACAGCCCCGCGCTGCTCATGCGGTCGGGGATCGGCCCGCGCGCCGTGCTGGCGGCCGCGGGCGTCGACGCGCTCGTCGACCTTCCCGGCGTCGGCGAGAACCTGCAGGACCACGCCGAGGGCCTCCTCGTCTGGGAGGCGCGTTCCGAGCGCTCCGCGATCAGCGCCACAGGCTGGGACGCCGGCTACGTCGTGACGGTCGACGACGACGCGTCCGTCCCCGACGTCTCCACGCACATCCCGCTGGAGACCTGGGGCGTGCACGCCGAGCGCGAGGGCACGGCGCTGCCCGCGAACACCGTGTCGCTCGTGCCCAACGTCGCCAAGCCCCGCAGCCGCGGTCGCGTGTGGATCACTTCGCCCTCGGCCGACGACGCCCCCTCGATCGACTACCGCTCCTTCACCGATCCCGACGGCCGCGACGAGCGGATGCTCGTGGCCGGTGCGCGCCTGGCGCGCAGGGTCGCCCAGCGGGAGCCGTTCGCCTCCCATCTCGTGCGCGAGGTGTTCCCGGGGCCCGAGGCGCAGAGCGACGAGGAGCTGTCGGCGGCACTGCGCGCCACCCATCAGACCGTCTACCACGTGTCGTGCACCTGCCGGATGGGCGCGGACGACGACCCGGCGGCCGTGCTCGACGCCCGGCTGCGCGTGCGAGGAGTCGACGGGCTGCGCGTCGTGGACGCGTCCTCGTTCCCCACGCTCTCGGCGCTCAACCCCGTCGGCCTCATCATGTCCGTCGCCGAGCGCGCCGTCGACCTCATCCGCGAGGACGCCGCGGAGGCCGCCCGATGACCTCCCCCGAGTTCGACGTGCTCATCGTCGGCGGAGGCCTGATGGGCGCCGGTCTCGCACGAGCCGTGCGCGACGCCGATCCCGACGCGCGCATCGCGATCGTCGAGGCCGGACCCGCGATCGGCGGGACCCGAGGGCAGCACCTGCACGAGATCGACGACCCCGAGCTGTGGCGCCGCTACAACCGCGGCCTTCGGGCGGGCACGCAGGCGCACTACGTCGGCGCGGCCGCGGCATCCGATCCCGGCTCGACCGCGGCCCACGCGGAGCCGGGCGTCTACCGCCTCGGCTCCTTCGGCGAGGACGCCGACGAGCTCCCCGGAGCCGCGATCGCGTGGAACTCCGGCGGCATGGGAGCCCACTGGACCGCCGCCACCCCGACGCCGTACGGCGCCGAGGTGTTCGCCTTCGGCGGCCGGGACGAGTGGGACGCCGATCTGGCGCGCGCCCGGGAGCTGCTGCAGGTGCATCCCGACCCCTACGGGCAGGATCCGGCCGCAGAGCCCGTGATCGCCCGCCTGCGCGAGCTGTTCGATCCGGTCAGCGCCCCCGGCCGCGGCGTGCAGGCCATGCCGATGGCCGTGCAGCCGGTGGGCGACGCCGGACCGCACGGGCCGCTGCGCCGCACGAGTCCCCGCGTGATCTTCCCGCCGATCGCCGACGGCTCCGACCCGGCGTTCACGATGCTCTCCGACTCGCTGTGCCTCGGTCTCGTCATGGACGGCTCGACGGCGACGGGCGCGCGCGTCCGGCACCTGCCGACCGGCGGGGAGCGGGAGGTCACGGCCGCGCGGGTCGCCGTGTGCGCCGACGCGATGCGCACGCCCCAGCTGCTGTTCGCCTCGGGCATCCGGCCGCCCGCCCTCGGCCGGCGTCTCAACGAGCACGTCTTCGTCTCCGGGCGCGTGCTCGTGGACGCCGCCGAGGTGCCGCTCGACCTGGCCGCGCTGCGCCCGACGCTCGCGGGCGAGTGGCACGTGGCGTCCCACTGGCTGCCGCACAGCGGAGCGCGTCAGCCCTTCCAGGGGCAGATCATGAGCGCGCTCGTGCTCGACGAGGACCTGCGCACGCCGCTCGGCTACTTCGTCCAGCTGTCCTGGTACGTCCCGACGGAGACGCGGGAGGAGAACCGGGTGGAGTTCTCGGAGACGGAGACGGACGTCGCCGGGCTGCCGCGCATGCGCGTGCGCTTCTCGTACTCCGACGCCGACCGGCGGATGATCGCCGAGGCCCGGGCGGCGCAGCGCCGGGCGGGGGAGGCGCTCGGAGACTTCGTCCCGGGGCGCGACTCGGAGGTGCTGGCACCGGGCTCGTCGCTGCACTACACGGGCACGGTGCGGATGGGCCTCGACCCGGAGACGAGCGTGTGCGACCCGGACGGCCGCGTCTGGGGCACCGACAACGTGTACGTCGCCGGCAACGGCGTCATCCCCACGCCGATGACCGCCAACACGACGCTCACGGGGATGGTCACGGTCGTCCGGGCGGCGCGGGCCGTGGCGAGCGCGGCGGAGGCCTCCGACGGGCTCCCCGCGCGGGGGCGCGCCGCCGGTCCGGGCGGCACGAGTCCTTGACACGGCGTTTCGCCGGGGTTTGACTGCGGGTACGGCCCGGAGACACCGGGCGCGGGTTCGACGAGGAGCTTCGCGAGATGGCGACCGTGCTGTGCGTCCTGTACCCCGATCCGACCGACGGTCATCCGCCGACCTACGCAAGGGACTCGATCCCGGAGATCGCCCGCTATCCGGGCGGGGAGACGACGCCGAGCCCGCGCGGGATCGACTTCGTGCCCGGACAGCTGGTCGGCAGCGTCTCCGGCGGCCTCGGGCTCCGTCCGTACCTCGAGAAGGCGGGGCACCGGTTCGTCGTGACCAGCGACAAGGAGGGCCCCGACAGCGAGTTCGAGCGGCTCCTCCCCGAGGCCGACGTGGTGATCTCGCAGCCGTTCTGGCCCGCGTACCTGGACGCCGATCGCCTCGCGAAGGCACGACGTCTCCGGCTCGCCGTCACGGCGGGCGTCGGATCGGACCACGTCGATCTCGGAGCCGCCATCGAGCGGGGGATCACCGTCGCCGAGGTCACGTACTCGAACTCTCTCAGCGTCGCCGAGCACGCGGTGATGCAGATCCTCGCGCTGGTCCGCGACTACCTGCCGGCGCACGACATCGTCCGGGCGGGCGGATGGAACATCGCCGACGCCGTGAAGCGCAGCTACGACATCGAGGGCATGGAGGTCGGGGTCGTGGCCGCCGGGCGCATCGGACGGGCGGTGCTCGAGCGCCTGAAGCCGTTCGGGGTGCGCCTGGCCTACTTCGACAAGCACCGGCTCCCGGCCGATGTGGAGAAGGAGCTCGGCACGACCTACCACGACGACGTCAGAGCGCTCACCGCCGCCGTCGACGTGCTGTCGATCCATGCTCCGCTGCAGCCGGAGACCTACCGCCTGTTCGACGACGAGCTGATCGGGACGATGCGGCGTGGGTCGTACATCGTGAACACGGCCCGGGCGGCGATCGTCGACCGGGACGCCGTCGTGCGCGCACTGGAGTCGGGAAGGCTCGCGGGCTACGCCGGCGACGTGTGGTACCCGCAGCCGCCGCCGGCCGACCATCCGTGGCGGTCGATGCCGCACGAGGCGATGACGCCGCACATGTCGGGTTCGTCGCTGTCCGCCCAGGCCCGGTACGCGGCGGGGACGCGCGAGATCCTCGAGGCGTTCTTCGACGGCACGCCGATCCGCGAGGAGTACCTCATCGCCGCGGGCGGCGCTCTCGTCGGTGCCGGCGCGCACGCGTACACCGCGGCCGCCGGCCAGGCGAGCCCCGGAAGCACGGGGCGCTGAGAAGGCGGGCCGCTGCCGATCGCACAGGCCATCCGGGCGCGATCGCGACCGGATACGCGAAGGAGAGGACACCATGACAACCAACCGAGCGGTCGCGTACAAGGGACCCGGAAAGGTCGAGGTCGTCGATACCCCGTACCCGGAGTTCGAGCTCAAGGACGGTCCGGGAGTGAATCCCGCCAACATCGGGCGCAAGGTGCCGCATGGCGCGATCCTGCGCACCGTCAGCACGAACATCTGCGGCTCCGACCAGCACATGGTGCGTGGGCGCACGACGGCTCCCGCGGGGCTCGTGCTCGGCCACGAGATCACCGGCGAGGTGATCGAGGTCGGACCGGACGTCGAGTTCGTCCAGGTCGGGGACATCGTCTCGGTGCCGTTCAACATCGCCTGCGGCCGCTGCCGCAACTGCAAGGAGGGCAAGACCGGCATCTGTCTGAACGTCAACCCCGACCGCCCCGGCAGCGCATACGGCTACGTCGACATGGGCGGATGGGTCGGCGGTCAGGCGGAGTACGTGCTCGTCCCGTACGCGGACTGGAACCTGCTGAGATTCCCCGACCGCGACCAGGCGCTCGAGAAGATCCTCGACCTGACGATGCTGTCGGACATCTTCCCCACGGGCTTCCACGGCGCCGTCACCGCGGGCGTGGGCCCGGGATCGACCGTCTACATCGCCGGAGCCGGGCCGGTGGGCCTCGCCGCCGCCGTCGGCGCCCAGCTGCTGGGAGCCGCCGTCGTCATCGTGGCCGACCTCAACGAGGACCGCCTGGCTCAGGCGCGCTCGTTCGGCGCCGAGACGGTGAACGTCGCCGAGGGCGACCCCCGCGACCAGATCGAGCAGCTCCTGGGCGTCCCCGAGGTCGACTCCGCCGTCGACGCGGTGGGCTTCGAAGCGCGCGGGCACGGAGCCGAAGCCGCGCACGAGGCCCCGGCGACGGTGCTCAACTCGCTGTTCGACGTGACCGCGGCCGGCGGCGCGGTCGGCATCCCCGGTCTCTACGTGACGGGAGACCCGGGCGGCGTCGACGACGCGGCCAAGGTCGGATCGCTGTCGCTGCGGCTCGGTCTCGGCTGGGCGAAGTCGCTGTCCTTCACGACCGGGCAGTGCCCCGTCATGAGGTACAACCGGCAGCTGATGCAGGCGATCCTCCACGACAGGGTCCAGATCGCGAAGGCCGTGAACGCGACGCCGATCTCCCTCGACGACGCGCCGCAGGGGTACGCGGACTTCGACCAGGGCGCGGCGCGGAAGTTCGTGCTCGACCCGAACGGCTACATCGCGGACGCGGCATGACGCGTCGCAGCGGAGGGGCGCCTACCCCGCGATGCGGACGACGGGGATGCTCGAGGTGGGCAGCGGCAGCGTCAGCGGAGGCAACAGGCCGATGACGGCGGCGGCCGGCACGGGCAGGGGCAGCTCGGGGGACGGCTCCCTGCCCGGCAGGCCGATCGCGCCGGTCGCGTCCTCTCCCGTCGGGGAGGCCGCGATCTGCGCGGAAGCGGCGAGGCCCGAGGAGTCCTCGACGCTCCGGCGTGCGATGGCGACGAGCGTGTGGAGGCCCACGGCGGCCCAGACGACGTTCGACGCCACGCTCGGCCAGGCTCCGTAGAGGACTCCCGCGATCGCGCCGAGCAGGCCCCCGAGCGTGTTCAGGACCGCGTAGATCCGCGAGGCGGGTCCGACTCGGCCCCGCCAGAGGAGGGCATACGCGCCGAAGGTGCCCAGGGTCCCGAGCCAGCCGATGACCCCGGCCGAGATGTCGTCCACGAGAGCTCGTCGTTCCTTTCGCACGTCGCCGAACACCGCAACCCTAGGCCGGCGACGACATGCAGAACAAGTGAACTTTTCGCAACCGAGGGTTTAGGTTTGCTGAATGTGAGCATCAACCCGTCCCGCCTCCCGTTCCTCCTCGCGATCGCCCGCCACGGCGGCGTCCTCGCCGCGGCGGAGGCGCTGCACGTCACGCCGTCCGCGGTGTCGCAGCAGCTGGCCCGCCTGGAGGACGAGGTGGGCCGCCCCCTCGTCGAGCGCACGCCGCGCGGGACGACGATGACCGGCGCCGGGCGCGAGCTCGTGGAGCTCGCCGAGAACGTCGAGCGCGAGGTCAACGAGGCGGAGCAGCGCCTCGTCGCGGGCGACGCCGATCCGCGAGGACGCGTCCGGATCGGCGGGTTCCAGTCGTTCTTCTGCGCGGTTCTGGTGCCGGCCCTGCCGCGGTGGCGGAACGAGCTCTTCCACGTCGAGGTCGATCTGCGCGAGGGGACGCGAGCCCAGCTGCTGCGGAGCCTGCGCGCGGCGGAGCTCGACGTCGTCGTCGTCGAGTACGACGCCTCCGAGCCGGTCCCCGCGCTGGGGTCGGGCGTGCACGAGGTCCCGCTGATGGACGACCCGTGGAAGCTCGTCGTCCCGGCCGGGACGGTCGCCGCCGGCGAGGTCGTCGAGCTGGAGCGGCTGCGCGCGCCGTGGCTCGGCGTCGAGTCGTCGGCCGCGACGCTCGATGCCGTGCGTCGCGTGCGGACGTCGTTGCGGGGCTCGACCTCGGCGCACACATACGGGGAGTACGCCACGGCGCTCGCCCTCGTCGCGGCGGGGGAGGGGGTGACGCTCCTCCCGAGCCTCGCGCTGCAGGGCCCGCTCCCGGACGGCGTGGACGTCGTCGACGTCCCCGGGCTGGGGGCGCGCCGCCTCGCCGTGCGGCATCGCTCGAACCGTCGGGAGCCGGGCCCCGCCGTGCGGGCCGCCGTCGGATTCCTGCGCGACGTCTCCGCGGCGTTCCAGGCGTCCCAGGGGAGCTGAGAGCGTCCGCACCAGGTAAAAGGCGTGTTACGAGGCGCCGGTCCGCCCGTCGATCCCTTATCGTTCAAGTGACCTATTAGCGACCGGAGCCACTGTGAACCTGCCGATCGACCGCCGCCGCTTCCTCGCGGGAGCGCTCGTCGGCGCGTCCACGCTGGCGCTCGCCGCATGCGGCGCCCCGCCCCTGAGCGTGCCCGAGCAGGCGGCGAGGGGCGCAGCACGGCGCGGAGCGACCATGCGCATCGCCCGCCCCGCCGCGAGCGCCGCGGAGACGCTGGACCCGGCGAGCTCGCTGTCGGCTTACGAGTACCTCGGCGCGCTCTACAACCGGCTGGTGCGCCTGAGCCCCGCAGGCGAGACCGTGCCCGACCTCGCGACGGACTGGTCGTCCAACGCCAGCGCCACGATCTGGGACTTCCGGCTCCGCGACGGCGTCCGGTTCCACGACGGGCGCCTGCTGACCTCCCGCGACGTCCGCTACACGTTCGATCACATCCTCGACCCCGACACCGCATCGCCCCAGGCGGGGCCTCTCTCGCTCGTCTCGGCGATCGACGCCGTCGACGCGACGCGCGTGCGGTTCCGGCTCGGCACGCCGAACGCCGAGTTCCCCTCGCTCCTGACCGCGTACCAGTGCTACATCGTCCCCGAGGACTCCGCGCCCGAGATCGGGCGGACGGGCGTCGGAACGGGACCCTTCGTCCTCGAGAGCTTCACGCCGGCGGGAAGCGGCGTCGTGCGCGCGAACGACGACTACTTCGACGGTCGCGCGAACCTGGACCGCATCGAGTTCTTCTCGATCCAGGACGCCTCGGCACGCGTCAACGCGCTGCTCTCGCGCCAGGTCGATCTGCTGTCGCAGACCAACCTCGACAACCCGACGGCGCGCGTCGTGTCCGCCGCAGCGGGGACGACCATCGCCCGCGTCGCCGACGCGCAGTGGTACACGATCCCCATGCTCGCGACGAGCGACGAGTTCGCCGATCCGCTCATGCGCCAGGCGATGAAGCTCGCCTACGACCCCGAGGCGATCCTCGCGACCGCGCTCCAGGGGACGGGCACCGGCGGATGGGACAACCCCGTGCCGAGCGGCGTCGTGGGGCGGCTGGAGTACGAGCGGGAGCACGACCCCGAGAAGGCCCGCGCCATCCTGCGCAGGATCGGGCGGGAGGACCCCGTCTTCACGATCCACACGTCGGCCTACGAGCCGAACCTCACCGCGATCGCGACGGCGTACGCCGACCAGGTCGCACAGGCGGGCATCACGCTGAACATCGCGAACGCGTCGGCGGACTCCTACTACACCGAGATCTGGATGAACCGGCCGCTCATGGTGAGCTACTGGTTCACGGGGCGCCCGATGGACCAGCTGCTCAACCAGATCTTCCGCTCCGGCTCGAGCTACAACGAGTCGGCGTGGTCGAACCCGCGGTTCGACCGGCTGCTCGACGAGGCGCGCGCCGACACGAACGAGGCGTCGCGGCGGCAGAAGTACGAGGACGCGCAGCGCCTCGTCATCGACGACGGCGCCGCGATGACCCCGGTCTTCGGCGACCGGCTCGTGGGCCTGTCGGACGAGGTCGTGGGCTACGACGAGCACGGGTTCGAGTTCGACTACCTCGGCCTCGGGCTGAAGGCGTGAGGGGCTGAGACGATGCTGCGGATGATCGGGGAGCGGCTGGCGACGATGATCGTCACGCTGGCGCTCGCCGCGTTCTTCGTGTTCTTCGCCGTGCAGGCGCTGCCGGGCGACGTCGCCGAGCAGCTCCTCGGGCAGAACGCCACTCCGGAGGCCGTGGCGACGCTGCGCGCGCAGCTCGGCCTCGACGTCAACGTCTGGGTCCGGTTCGCGCAGTGGGCGGGAGCCGCCGTCACGGGCGACTTCGGCGTCTCCCTCGTCTCCGGCGAGCCGGTGTCGGCGACGATCTGGTCGGCGTTCTCGAACTCGCTGCTCATCGCGGTGCCGGCCATCCTCGTCGGCGTCGCGCTGTCGCTCCTCCTGGGAGTCTGGGCGGGAGCCCGACGCGGGCGCGGCACGGACACCTCCATCTCGCTCGTCGCGCTCATCGCGATGAGCGTCCCCGAGTTCGTCGTCGCGACGGTCCTGGTCCTCGCGCTCGCGATCGCGGTGCCGGTCTTCCCCGCCACGGTGCTCAGGGGGACGGATGCGACCCTCGCCGATCTGCTGCCGGCGGCCGTCCTCCCCGCCGTGACGCTCGTGATCGCCATGGCCGCCTACATCATCCGCGCGATGCGCACGTCCACGATCGACGGCCTCGCCACCGAGTACGCCACGACGGCCGAGCTCAAGGGCGTGCCGCATCGCCGGGTGCTCTGGCGGCACGTCGTGCCCACGGCCGTACTGCCGGTGCTCCCGGTCATCTCCATCAACGTCGCATGGCTCCTCGGCGGCGTGGTCGTCGTCGAGTCGGTGTTCAACTACCCCGGGCTCGGCACGCTCATGCTCGAGTCCGTCTCGACGCGCGACCTGCCGGTGCTGCAGGCGATCGCGCTCCTGAGCGCCGCGGTGTACGTCACCGTGAACCTGCTCGCCGACGTGCTCGCGCTCGTCGCGGATCCGCGCCAGCGCACGCTCCAGCGGGCGCGGCGCCGGACCGCCGCCACGACCGCCACGACGGAGGAGAAGCGATGAGCGCCGACGGACGCCGCCGCGACGGCCTCACTCCCGGAACCCTCGTCGGCATCGGGCTCGTCGCCGTGACCGTGCTCGTCGCGCTGCTCGCCCCGTGGCTCTCGCCGTACGACCCGATCGCGACCGACTCCGGGAACGCGCTCGCCGGCGCCAGCGGGAGCCACTGGCTCGGCACCGACCAGTACGGCAGGGACGTCCTCTCCCGGACGCTCGAGGGAGGACGCTTCGCGCTGCTCGTCTCGCTGCTGGCCACCACGGTCGCCGTCGGCGTCGGCACGCTCGCCGGGACCGTCGCCGCCTCCTCCGGCAGATGGGTCGACGGATCGATCACGCGCGTCCTCGACGCCGTGCTGGCGGTGCCGTCCGTGCTCGCGCTGCTCGTCATCGTCTCCGTGTTCGGCAACAGCCTCCCGGTGCTCGTGCTCGCCGTCTCCGTGATCTACGTGCCCGCCGTGGCGAGGGTCGTCCGCGGAGCCGCGCGCCCCGTCCTCTCGTCCGCGTACGTCACGGCCGCCCGCGCCCGCGGCGAGGGCATGCTCGCGATCATCCGCCGCGAGGTGCTCCCGAACATCCTCGACACGGTGCTCGTCGAGTTCGCGATGCGCGCGTCATGGGTGATCCTGCTCATCTCGACGCTGTCGTTCCTCGGCTTCGGGGTCAATCCGCCCACACCCGACTGGGGACTGATGATCCAGGAAAACCGCACCGCCGTGACGGTGGCCCCGGCGGGGACGATCGCGCCCATCGTCGCCCTGTCGCTCCTCGTCGTCGGGCTGAACCTCGCCGCCGACGGACTGGGCAAGCACTTCGGCATCGACCGTGCGCGCCGGGGGGTGGTGTGATGTCCGAGACCGCCGTCGCCGAGGTCACCGGCCTCCGCATCTCGTAC
This window of the Microbacterium sp. AB genome carries:
- a CDS encoding DUF1028 domain-containing protein, whose amino-acid sequence is MTFSLAARDPDSGAFGMVLSSSSPAVAARCLHLRPRVGAVASQNVTDPALGPLLLDLLERGATAEEALARAVADEPFPQHRQLTVVDAAGRTAVFSGERALGTPATATGRQAAAAGNLLAGAHVPRAMIDAYEASTAATFEERLLDGFLGAVAAGGEAGPVRSAGLAVVADASWRVTDLRVDDADDPAGELARLVALWLPRKHDYLVRALDPEAAPSYGVPGDL
- a CDS encoding amidohydrolase, giving the protein MPRAVALKARVAGHVDDGLAALLGISRRLHAHPETAWREHASAALLAGELEARGFAVERGAAGLPTAFVAEAGTGPVAVGLVAEYDALPGLGHACGHNVIAAAAVGAAGALAAVAGELGIRVRVIGSPAEEGGGGKIPLLDEGRFDDLALAMMVHPGPADAVYARPRAVAHVDVSYRGVTSHAGAYPHLGRNAADAFAVAQVAIGLLRQQLPPSVRVHGIVTEAGTAPNAIPDVAKGSWYVRADTLGELAGVFERVRACFEAGALATGCEGELIETSPRYAEFRNDEQLAGLFAANAAALGRDMDLAEDGPRGMATASTDMGNVSQRVRAIHPYLGIDSTPAVNHQPAFADAAAGPAADRAVRDGAVLLAQTAIDAVLTRPSTQED
- a CDS encoding aldehyde dehydrogenase, coding for MPTRAEWEQLARTVQPRRRAFIDGAFADAADGDEFETVNPATGTVLARVARGRSADVDRAVAAARRAFDAGAWSRAAPAHRKAVLLALAEAVRAHADELAVLDTLDGGKLIADTSAVDVPGSAAILQWYAESVDKQYGEVAPTAPADLAIVTREPVGVVGAVVPWNYPLEMAIWKLAPALAAGNSVVLKPAEESPLSALRLAELAAEAGLPDGVLNVVPGYGEEAGQALGRHPDVDVIAFTGSTSVGKLFLRYAGESNMKQVWLECGGKSANLVFADAGDLDLVADRAVTGIFGCAGQVCSANSRLLVEESIADDLLERIAVRAAALRVGDPLDPGSTMGPLISRRQLDRVLGRIESGRSEATLAFGGGRVHEDSGGFYVEPTAFRDVPSEAAISREEVFGPVLAVSTFRAEEEAIGRANASEYGLAASVFTDSIHRARRVARALHAGTVSVNTVDALDVTTPFGGVKQSGFGRDLSLHALDKFTSLKTTWFADPTAAPQEG
- a CDS encoding GMC family oxidoreductase is translated as MAYDTPDIVDYLVLGGGTAGCIVAARLSEDPDASVGLVEAGPTDADEPRANSIRRWAEMLEGEYDLDYRSVPNERGNSSIRQARMRIMGGCSTANTMIAWRPLRGDMDQWVALGADGWDYDTVSSCYDRILAPVTPIPPEDRNPYLQDVIDSATAALGVPVRETWNDAEVRNGAGYFEIGYDPLTNQRSSASYAYIRSGADRRPNLHITLGGLVERLIVEDGRAVGAAVRTAEGVRQLRARREVVVSCGAIDSPALLMRSGIGPRAVLAAAGVDALVDLPGVGENLQDHAEGLLVWEARSERSAISATGWDAGYVVTVDDDASVPDVSTHIPLETWGVHAEREGTALPANTVSLVPNVAKPRSRGRVWITSPSADDAPSIDYRSFTDPDGRDERMLVAGARLARRVAQREPFASHLVREVFPGPEAQSDEELSAALRATHQTVYHVSCTCRMGADDDPAAVLDARLRVRGVDGLRVVDASSFPTLSALNPVGLIMSVAERAVDLIREDAAEAAR
- a CDS encoding GMC family oxidoreductase — encoded protein: MTSPEFDVLIVGGGLMGAGLARAVRDADPDARIAIVEAGPAIGGTRGQHLHEIDDPELWRRYNRGLRAGTQAHYVGAAAASDPGSTAAHAEPGVYRLGSFGEDADELPGAAIAWNSGGMGAHWTAATPTPYGAEVFAFGGRDEWDADLARARELLQVHPDPYGQDPAAEPVIARLRELFDPVSAPGRGVQAMPMAVQPVGDAGPHGPLRRTSPRVIFPPIADGSDPAFTMLSDSLCLGLVMDGSTATGARVRHLPTGGEREVTAARVAVCADAMRTPQLLFASGIRPPALGRRLNEHVFVSGRVLVDAAEVPLDLAALRPTLAGEWHVASHWLPHSGARQPFQGQIMSALVLDEDLRTPLGYFVQLSWYVPTETREENRVEFSETETDVAGLPRMRVRFSYSDADRRMIAEARAAQRRAGEALGDFVPGRDSEVLAPGSSLHYTGTVRMGLDPETSVCDPDGRVWGTDNVYVAGNGVIPTPMTANTTLTGMVTVVRAARAVASAAEASDGLPARGRAAGPGGTSP